A window from Gottschalkiaceae bacterium SANA encodes these proteins:
- the tyrS gene encoding tyrosine--tRNA ligase, with protein sequence MKRNVYDVLMERGFIEQVTHETEVREMLEKESSTFYIGFDATADSLHVGHFLTIMAMAHMQQYGHRPIALIGGGTTMVGDPTGKTDMRKMMTKETIAENAECFKKQLSRFIDFKDGKAIMANNADWLLHLNYIEFLREIGVHFSVNRMLSAESYKQRMEKGLTFLEFNYMIMQSYDFLELNRRYNCNLQLGGNDQWSNIIGGVNLIRKTEQKPAFGLTFTLLTNSEGKKMGKTEGGAVWLDANKTSPYDFFQYWRNVADNDVERCLALLTFLPMDEVRRLGALEDSAINEAKEILAFEVTKNVHGEEAATKAREAARALFAGGSDKTDMPTTQMDAARFEEGIGLLALLTELGLTASNGEARRLVQQGGVTMNDVKMTDFRHTVVQADFVDGELILKKGKKKFHRITL encoded by the coding sequence ATGAAACGAAACGTTTATGACGTATTGATGGAACGCGGATTTATCGAGCAAGTGACTCATGAAACAGAAGTGCGCGAAATGCTTGAAAAGGAGAGTTCCACTTTTTATATTGGCTTTGACGCTACCGCTGACAGCCTTCATGTTGGACACTTTTTAACCATTATGGCTATGGCGCATATGCAACAATACGGCCATCGCCCCATCGCTTTGATCGGTGGAGGAACCACCATGGTGGGTGACCCAACAGGAAAAACAGATATGCGAAAAATGATGACTAAGGAGACCATTGCAGAGAATGCAGAATGCTTCAAAAAGCAATTGTCTCGCTTTATCGATTTTAAAGATGGAAAAGCGATTATGGCAAACAATGCCGACTGGCTGCTGCATCTCAATTACATTGAATTCCTTCGCGAAATTGGCGTACATTTCTCTGTAAACCGCATGCTGAGCGCAGAAAGCTACAAGCAGCGTATGGAGAAAGGCTTGACCTTCTTGGAGTTCAACTACATGATTATGCAGTCTTACGACTTCCTGGAACTCAATCGCAGATACAATTGTAACTTACAATTAGGTGGAAACGATCAATGGTCCAATATCATCGGCGGCGTTAATCTAATCCGCAAGACTGAACAAAAACCAGCCTTTGGCTTAACATTCACTTTGCTAACCAACTCGGAAGGCAAGAAAATGGGCAAAACAGAAGGCGGAGCAGTTTGGCTAGATGCCAACAAAACTTCTCCATACGACTTCTTCCAATACTGGCGAAATGTTGCCGACAACGATGTAGAACGTTGCCTGGCGCTATTAACATTCTTGCCTATGGATGAAGTTAGACGCCTAGGTGCCCTTGAAGATTCCGCCATCAATGAAGCCAAAGAAATCTTGGCTTTTGAAGTGACCAAGAATGTACATGGTGAAGAAGCGGCTACTAAGGCAAGAGAAGCAGCCCGCGCTTTATTTGCCGGTGGCAGCGACAAAACTGATATGCCAACCACACAAATGGATGCGGCACGATTTGAAGAAGGCATTGGCCTCTTGGCTTTGCTGACTGAACTCGGCTTAACAGCATCCAATGGCGAAGCTCGACGATTGGTACAGCAAGGCGGTGTTACCATGAATGATGTCAAGATGACCGACTTCCGTCACACCGTTGTTCAAGCGGACTTTGTCGATGGTGAATTGATCCTGAAAAAAGGGAAGAAGAAATTCCATCGCATCACCCTATAG
- a CDS encoding O-acetylhomoserine aminocarboxypropyltransferase/cysteine synthase yields the protein MAYKKETQCIHGGYQPSEGEPQVMPLAQSTTYRYYDSDFVGKLFDLEAEGHMYSRISNPTVSATEKKINTLEGGVGALCVSSGQAATTTALLNICESGDHVIAACNIYGGTYNLLGFTFKKFNIDVTFIEPTDSKEAILAAATPNTKAIFTESLSNPSTSVLDFEKFSAIAKELNVPLLVDNTLATPYLCRPLDHGADIVIHSATKFLDGHAAIVGGVIIDGGTFNWDNGKYPSLVDPDPSYHGISYTEQFKEAAYIVKARTHLLRDLGMTMSAFNAYWLHHSIETLHVRMDRHCENSQAIASFLEAHPNVDWVRYPGLISSPDYDLAQKYIPKAGAVMTFGVKGGRDAAAAFIDNLKLCSLVVHVGDLRTSVLHPASMTHRQMSAQALESAGVKPEMVRISVGLENVDDIIEDLTQALEEV from the coding sequence ATGGCGTACAAAAAAGAAACACAATGTATCCACGGCGGCTATCAACCAAGTGAAGGGGAACCGCAAGTCATGCCCCTCGCACAAAGCACCACCTATCGTTACTACGACAGCGACTTTGTCGGCAAATTATTCGATTTGGAGGCCGAAGGGCATATGTACTCCAGAATTTCGAATCCGACCGTATCCGCAACCGAAAAGAAGATCAACACATTAGAAGGTGGTGTTGGCGCCCTTTGCGTTTCCAGCGGACAGGCAGCTACAACCACAGCCCTTCTGAATATTTGTGAATCCGGCGACCATGTGATCGCTGCCTGCAACATCTATGGCGGCACATACAATCTGCTGGGATTTACCTTTAAAAAGTTTAATATCGATGTGACTTTTATCGAGCCTACGGATTCGAAAGAGGCAATTTTGGCGGCAGCCACACCCAACACCAAGGCGATTTTCACTGAAAGCCTGAGCAATCCATCAACGAGCGTGTTGGATTTTGAAAAATTCTCGGCGATTGCCAAAGAACTGAATGTCCCATTGCTTGTAGATAACACCCTGGCAACCCCCTATCTTTGCCGTCCCTTGGACCATGGTGCTGATATTGTTATTCATTCGGCTACCAAATTCCTAGACGGTCACGCAGCCATCGTTGGCGGTGTAATCATCGATGGTGGAACATTCAACTGGGATAATGGAAAATATCCAAGTTTAGTGGATCCTGATCCGAGCTACCATGGTATTTCTTATACAGAGCAATTCAAGGAAGCGGCCTATATTGTCAAAGCACGAACCCATCTTCTGCGAGATCTGGGCATGACTATGAGCGCTTTCAATGCCTATTGGCTCCATCACTCCATTGAAACCCTGCATGTGCGCATGGATCGCCATTGCGAAAACAGCCAGGCCATTGCTTCATTTTTAGAGGCGCATCCAAATGTTGACTGGGTACGCTACCCCGGTTTAATATCCAGCCCTGATTATGACTTGGCACAAAAATATATACCTAAAGCCGGTGCTGTTATGACCTTCGGTGTCAAGGGCGGCCGTGATGCAGCAGCTGCCTTTATCGACAACCTGAAACTTTGCTCTTTGGTTGTTCATGTAGGAGATTTGCGGACTTCCGTCCTTCATCCAGCCAGCATGACCCATCGACAAATGTCCGCTCAAGCCTTAGAATCCGCTGGCGTCAAGCCTGAAATGGTTCGGATAAGCGTTGGCTTAGAGAATGTTGACGATATCATTGAAGACCTGACACAAGCACTAGAGGAGGTCTAA
- a CDS encoding IS110 family transposase, with protein sequence MIYVGIDVAKDKHDCFIVNSDGEVIKDVFTFKNNLEGFTQFFSAIPDVPLDKIKVGLEATGHYSINLTNFISNHHLPLVILNPLQTNLFRKAQTLRKSKTDKIDAKLIALMLQTGNFESHTNLSYHLAELKSLTRHKSRIKENLSKYKISLVRMTDIMFPELASVVYSINQTSTYAILRAFPSTQAIASAHLTKLTTLLHHASHGKYGKIKALEIRQAARISIGSESRALSFELIQIVHFIEYYKQEIAQIDKEIKSIMDELESPILSFPGISYGLGSVILAEVGDIRRFSSPAKLLAFAGLEPSTHESGKFVGSNMRMVKRGSPYLRWALLEAARLVAMRDQTFKDYYQKKKAEGKHHYVALSHVAKKLVRVLYHILVNNLTFQPQI encoded by the coding sequence ATGATTTATGTTGGCATCGATGTTGCCAAAGACAAGCACGATTGCTTTATCGTAAACTCGGATGGTGAAGTTATCAAAGATGTTTTTACTTTCAAGAACAATTTGGAAGGTTTCACGCAGTTTTTCTCTGCGATCCCCGATGTTCCTTTGGACAAAATAAAGGTGGGACTAGAAGCTACTGGTCATTACAGCATTAATCTCACGAATTTCATTAGCAATCATCACCTACCACTAGTAATTCTCAATCCGCTTCAAACCAACCTTTTCAGAAAAGCTCAAACGCTTAGAAAAAGCAAAACGGACAAGATCGATGCTAAACTTATCGCTTTAATGTTGCAAACGGGTAACTTCGAATCCCACACAAATTTATCATATCATCTGGCAGAATTAAAGTCACTCACTCGACATAAATCTAGAATTAAAGAAAATCTCTCCAAGTATAAAATTTCACTGGTACGAATGACAGATATTATGTTTCCAGAACTTGCTTCGGTTGTTTATTCGATCAATCAAACGTCGACCTATGCGATTCTAAGAGCTTTCCCGTCTACACAAGCGATTGCTTCTGCTCACCTTACCAAACTCACAACCCTACTGCATCATGCGTCTCATGGCAAATATGGCAAAATTAAGGCACTTGAAATCCGACAAGCTGCGAGAATATCCATTGGCTCTGAGAGCCGTGCACTCAGCTTTGAACTCATCCAGATCGTGCACTTTATCGAATACTACAAGCAAGAAATTGCTCAGATTGATAAAGAGATCAAATCTATCATGGATGAATTGGAAAGCCCGATCCTGAGCTTCCCAGGTATCTCTTATGGATTGGGATCTGTCATCCTAGCTGAGGTTGGCGATATTCGAAGATTCTCTTCTCCAGCTAAGCTGCTAGCCTTTGCTGGTCTGGAGCCCTCCACTCATGAATCAGGAAAATTTGTGGGATCGAACATGAGAATGGTAAAACGCGGGTCACCATATTTGCGATGGGCACTTCTTGAAGCTGCTAGACTCGTTGCTATGAGAGACCAAACTTTTAAAGACTATTATCAGAAAAAGAAAGCTGAAGGTAAGCATCATTATGTTGCTCTGTCTCATGTCGCAAAAAAACTTGTCCGTGTTCTTTACCACATTTTAGTCAATAATCTAACTTTTCAACCTCAAATTTAG